The uncultured Desulfuromonas sp. genome has a segment encoding these proteins:
- a CDS encoding prepilin-type N-terminal cleavage/methylation domain-containing protein: protein MSSIAKKLHTLLQKQRKMRQRRKNGESGFTLLEILVVLTIMGFLIAMVAPRLAGISGGAVDTVCDSNQSRMIQMTAAYIEKAGRLPNKLTNLVVEDGSTAGSNYAIPSVEDEDPDNGQETLALEFSDRVAPVIHYLTEDEADELKDLGIKRVFNLNSYDNSPVSETNQGAPMREIAVAANVGVMMSGVGAAGNDADFAAATDDIIGYGEADFLGRIVFGFGPENSVITSGLVSNAAHCPGGIQNADNITYNDYNLIVPRLSATVDRNADGTTHIFGDAATTPNGYQFVAYGYTEDFSTTGSVGSTVDGATGEHTAIDDGLKARTVSFKGQELWQYATMCPEGHMFPADDSDFWAIDLDGTSGVTINAAPQPQP from the coding sequence ATGTCTTCAATCGCAAAAAAACTGCACACCTTGCTGCAAAAACAACGGAAAATGCGTCAACGCCGTAAAAACGGCGAGTCCGGTTTCACCCTGCTCGAAATCCTCGTGGTCCTGACCATCATGGGCTTCCTCATCGCCATGGTCGCACCGCGCCTAGCCGGTATCTCCGGCGGTGCCGTGGATACCGTGTGCGACTCAAACCAGAGCCGCATGATTCAAATGACCGCCGCCTACATCGAAAAAGCTGGCAGACTGCCCAACAAATTGACCAACCTGGTGGTCGAGGATGGCTCCACCGCTGGTTCAAACTACGCGATCCCAAGCGTTGAAGACGAGGATCCGGATAATGGTCAGGAAACGCTGGCGCTGGAATTTTCCGATCGCGTCGCTCCTGTCATTCACTACCTGACCGAGGATGAGGCGGACGAGTTGAAGGATCTGGGCATCAAACGCGTCTTCAACCTCAACTCCTACGACAATTCGCCGGTGTCCGAAACAAATCAAGGCGCACCCATGCGGGAAATCGCCGTGGCTGCCAATGTGGGCGTCATGATGTCTGGTGTCGGAGCAGCAGGCAATGACGCTGATTTCGCTGCAGCGACTGATGACATTATCGGTTATGGCGAGGCGGACTTCCTTGGCCGCATCGTCTTCGGTTTCGGCCCGGAAAACAGCGTCATCACCTCCGGCCTGGTGTCCAACGCGGCCCATTGCCCCGGCGGCATTCAGAACGCCGACAACATCACCTACAACGATTACAACCTGATCGTCCCCCGTCTGTCCGCCACGGTTGACCGCAACGCAGACGGAACCACTCACATCTTTGGGGATGCGGCGACCACGCCCAACGGCTATCAATTTGTAGCTTACGGCTACACCGAGGATTTCTCGACAACCGGCTCAGTGGGCTCCACGGTTGATGGTGCGACCGGCGAGCATACCGCCATTGACGATGGCCTTAAAGCCCGCACCGTGTCCTTCAAGGGCCAGGAACTCTGGCAGTATGCCACCATGTGCCCCGAAGGTCACATGTTCCCGGCCGATGACTCCGATTTCTGGGCTATCGATCTGGACGGAACCTCTGGTGTTACGATCAACGCGGCACCTCAACCTCAACCTTGA